CAGCAGGTGTTTTTCCCTTTAAGCGAAAAGGAGAAGATCCTAAAAGGCAGTTCGCAGGCGAAGGGCCGCCTGAACGAACTAACCGCCGTTTTCATTATCTTTCTAAAGGAGAAAGTGCACATAGATTAAGCACCGCTTTTGATTCTGTAACATTGTATGGTGAAGATCCAAATATTCGTCCTGATATTTTCGGAAAAATAGGGGAGAGCGGGGTAAGCATCTGCACATTAGACGATATGAAAGAGCTATATAAGGGATTTGATTTATGTGCACCCACAACATCTGTATCAATGACAATCAATGGCCCTGCTCCTATCTTACTTGCGATGTTTCTCAATACTGCTATCGACCAAGCGATAGATATGAGGGAGAAGGAGCTTTCACGAAAGCTTGAAGAAGAAGAGATTGAAGAATTGAAAGCGCGAACATTAAATGTTGTAAGAGGAACGGTTCAGGCTGATATTCTAAAAGAAGACCAAGGCCAAAATACATGTATTTTCTCAACAGAATTTGCTCTTCGGATGATGGGAGATATTCAGCAATATTTTATTGATCAGAAGGTCAGAAATTATTATTCTGTGTCTATTTCTGGCTATCATATTGCAGAAGCAGGAGCAAATCCGATTTCTCAGCTTGCTTTTACGCTTGCTAATGGGTTTACGTATGTTGAATATTATTTGAGCAGAGGGATGAAAATTGATGAATTTGCTCCGAATCTTTCCTTTTTCTTCAGCAATGGCTTGGATGCAGAGTATACAGTGATTGGAAGGGTAGCAAGGCGCATTTGGGCAATTGTAATGCGAGAGAAATACGGTGGGAACGAACGCAGTCAGAAGCTGAAATATCACGTCCAGACATCAGGTCGATCTTTGCATGCACAAGAAATTTCGTTTAATGATATTCGCACAACCCTTCAAGCACTTATGGCTCTTCATGATAATTGTAACTCTCTTCATACAAATGCTTATGATGAGGCCATTACGACTCCAACAGAAGAATCTGTTCGACGAGCAATGGCAATTCAACTTATCGTAACAAAAGAGCATGGACTAACCAAAAATGAAAACCCGCTTCAAGGCTCTTTTATTGTGGAAGAATTAACAGATCTTGTAGAGGAAGAAGTGTTAAAAGAATTCGAAAGGATCAGCGATAGAGGCGGGGTACTAGGAGCTATGGAAATGCAATATCAGCGTAGCAAAATTCAAGATGAATCAATGTTTTATGAAATGAAGAAACACACGGGAGAACTGCCTATCATTGGAGTGAATACGTATCAAAATCCTGAATCCCAAAGTGAGGAAAGTATTGATAGTATGGAGCTTGCTCGCTCAACGAAAGAAGAAAAGCAAAAAAGAATTGTTGACCTGCAAGATTTCCAAGAAAAATATAGAGGAAAAGCAGAAAGGGATTTAGAAAGATTAAAAGAAGTAGCTAGAAATGGCGGTAATATTTTCACAGAGCTGATGAATACTGTAAAGACAGCTAGTCTTGGTCAAATTACTCATGCTTTGTATGAAGTAGGAGGGCAATATAGACGGAATATGTAATAGAGAGGAAAACCTTAATGAAATGAGACTTTCATAAGGTTTTCCCTTTTTTAGAAAAGAAGTTTGCTTAATGAACTTTTTGCTTATCAACACTAGCATAAATGGATAAAATTTGTTTATAATGAATGGTATGTATTTCATGTTACACGTGATAAAATAATACTTGGTGTGTTTACACAACATTGACAGGCTATAATAGTACAGTTATGAAAACTTTATAGATAAGTTTGATACATAGGAAGGGTGTGTCTATTTTGGGTCTAAACCAATATACTCAAGAAGAACTACGCGAAACGGCAATGATCGAGTTAGCGTTTGAAATTATGTCAGATAGCAAAGAACCAAAAGCATTTTCTTTTCACGATTTAGTGGAAGAAATTCAAAAAAAAGTGGGTCTTTCAGAAGCAGAAGTGCGTCAGCGTATTGCTCAATTTTATACAGATTTAAACATTGATGGTCGTTTTGTTACACTTGGGGACAACCACTGGGGACTGCGCAGCTGGTATCCTGTTGATCAGTCAGAAGAAGATCTTGTTGCAACAGTAAAAACAAAGAAAAGAAAAGCAAAAAGATATGCTAAAGAAGATCTTGATGAATATGAAGATGCTGATGATGACTACGAAGAGTACAATGATGTAGATAGTCTTGAAGAAGATTATGAAGAACTAGATGATGAAGAAGATTATGATGATATGCTGGAAGAAGAAGATTATGATCTAGATGATGAAGAACTAGATGATGAAGATTTAGACGATGAAGAATTAGAGTATGAAGAGCTTGATGAGGATGAAAAATTATAAAGAGCCTTGACTTTTAAGAGAGAACTTTGTAGAATTCTTTTTGGGCTCTTAAAAATTAAAGCAATCTTTTATAAGATATATATTGCTCCCATTACTGCGTGTGCAGGATGGGAGCAATTTTGTTTTTATAGAGTTGTATATAAGA
The sequence above is drawn from the Priestia filamentosa genome and encodes:
- the rpoE gene encoding DNA-directed RNA polymerase subunit delta; translation: MSILGLNQYTQEELRETAMIELAFEIMSDSKEPKAFSFHDLVEEIQKKVGLSEAEVRQRIAQFYTDLNIDGRFVTLGDNHWGLRSWYPVDQSEEDLVATVKTKKRKAKRYAKEDLDEYEDADDDYEEYNDVDSLEEDYEELDDEEDYDDMLEEEDYDLDDEELDDEDLDDEELEYEELDEDEKL